A section of the Diabrotica virgifera virgifera chromosome 8, PGI_DIABVI_V3a genome encodes:
- the LOC126889562 gene encoding uncharacterized protein LOC126889562 yields MVQDLCKREVFFYGTILKEYQEFQNNKKLPVLFDMIPNCYKTFSENDNEVIILDNLKKDGYVLHSREEPMNMAHLEMGLKSYAKLHAMSFALKDQNREIFENISKNCHSIIKEVFVNLKKMYDTRSPTVVETLKEAGRPDLSILYEKYINEKSIYNRFMEVWDTIPNDQALMHADCHNANMMFQYKGDDKTVPLRMVLLDFQAVCLHSPVIDISYFLWINLSPTEAPKIKDFVEYYYNEFCSYLKQLGSDAEKVFPRSIFEEHLKVYLPYGIFLTLPCLDILYLDNEDTPALFDEETNEFFGALTKDLKIKSREKYLERLMALVDTFFNGPYA; encoded by the exons ATGGTGCAGGACCTTTGCAAGAGAGAAGTATTCTTTTACGGTACAATTCTTAAAGAATACCAGGaatttcaaaataacaaaaaGCTTCCCGTTCTTTTCGACATGATACCCAATTGTTATAAAACGTTTTCAGAAAatgacaatgaagttattattttagATAATTTAAAGAAAGATGGCTATGTGCTACATTCAAGAGAAGAGCCCATGAATATGGCACATCTGGAAATGGGATTAAAATCCTATGCAAAGTTACACGCCATGTCATTCGCTCTAAAAGATCAAAATagagaaatttttgaaaatatctcaaaGAACTGTCATTCCATAATCAAAGAGGTGTtcgtaaatttaaaaaaaatgtatgatACAAGGTCACCTACGGTAGTAGAGACTCTAAAAGAAGCTGGTAGACCTGATTTGTCGATCTTGTATGAAAAGTATATAAACGAGAAAAGTATTTATAACAGATTTATGGAAGTGTGGGATACTATTCCCAATGATCAAGCATTAATGCATGCTGACTGCCATAATGCGAATATGATGTTTCAATATAAG GGTGATGATAAAACAGTTCCGCTTCGCATGGTTTTGTTAGATTTCCAAGCAGTTTGTCTTCATTCGCCAGTAATAGATATTTCCTATTTTCTTTGGATCAACTTATCACCAACTGAAGCtccaaaaattaaagattttgtagAATATTACTACAATGAGTTTTGCTCATACCTTAAACAACTAGGAAGTGACGCTGAAAAAGTATTTCCTAGAAGCATTTTCGAAGAACATTTAAAAGTATACCTACCCTatggcatatttttaacattaCCCTGCTTAGATATATTATATTTGGACAATGAAGATACGCCAGCTCTTTTCGATGAAGAAACCAACGAGTTCTTTGGAGCTTTGACTAAAGACCTAAAAATCAAATCACGGGAGAAATATTTGGAACGGTTGATGGCATTAGTGGATACCTTTTTTAATGGTCCGTATGCGTAA